The Thermoanaerobaculales bacterium genome segment TCGAGCGCCAGGGTTACTTCTGCGTCGATCCCGACTCGACGCCCGAGCTGCCGGTGTTCAACCGCACCGTCACCCTGCGCGACACCTGGGCCAAGATCCAGGCCAAGGGGCAGGCTGACAGCTAGCGGGGGAGCATCTCGGACCCCCGCTTCCGCGCCCGCTTCCGCTTCCGTGCCCGTCTCCGTGCCCGTGCCCGATTGCCCGCGGTGTCGGGCATCGAAGCAGCGAGGCAGTGGGGCAGAGGGGCCCCGCGCCCGCTCGTGTTACGGCGACTTGTCACCGCGTAGCCCTCTGGGCGAAGCCTCAAGCCAAAGGCGACCTGCCACGGCGTAGCTGCAAGCGAAGCCGGGAGTCGGACTTGTCACGGCGTAGCCGAAGGCGAAGCCGGAAGCCGGACTTGTCACGGCGTAGCCGAAGGCGAAGCCGGATCCGCTCCCGAGCCAGACGAACCGCCAAGGCGCAGAGGACGCGACGTGGATTTCCTAATTTGGCTCGTTCTTCTTCGCGCCCTTGGCGGCTTCGCGGTGAACATCCTCCCTGCCGTACGGCCAGACACCAGGAGCCCCCACAATGTCTGACATCGCCATCTGCACCGCGCAAGAGCTGCTCGGCCACAGCGACGTGAAGACCACGATGATCTCCGCCCACGTCCTCAACCGCGGCGAGAGCCGCGACATCACCAGCCCCGCGGATGACCTGTGAGCAACCCGGTGCACCCGCTTCCGCGCCCGAAGGTGAGATGTGGAACTTGAAACGGCCCCCGCCCTAGGCCGAGACCGGTGGGAGGCTCGTGTCCCGGATCACAGGCATGACGGCGGGCGGGCACAGACGGAAGACACGCGGTTCGGAACGATGTTGTTGGAGTGGGGTCGGCGGTCGACCCGCTCGGTACCCTGCAGGTCCGCATGGTGTGGATCATTCGGCGGGATCTCGGCGGCCGTTGCCACGAGAGCGTCAGCCAACTGTTCGAAGTGACGCCCGTTTTCGACAGCCAGGGACGTAACTTGGAGTGAACACGATGGCCGGCACGTCGAAGAAGAAGGCCTCGACGACGAAGAACGCTGCGACCGGGAGAACCGCGAAGAGGTCGGCGGAGGTCGCGAGGAAGGCTGCCGCCAGACCCGTCGCTGCCACGGCGGCCAAGCCGCCGCGCTCGACGGGCGCCGCGGCATCGGGCCATACGAGCGCCTCCAGGCGGATCGACACCTTGATCGCGGACCTCGGCGATTGGCGAGGCGAGAGGCTGGCCGAGATCCGCGCGCTCATTCATGAGGTCGACCCCGAGGTGGTCGAGGAATGGAAGTGGATGGGGACGCCCGTCTGGTCGCACGGGGGGATGTTCGTCCTCGCCAACGCCCACAAGGCGAAGGTGAAGCTGACGTTCTGCCACGGGGCCGGCCTCCCTGACCCTACGAAGCTCTTCAACGCGGGCGTGGGCGGAAACCGGTGGCGGGCGATCGACCTTCGCGAGGGGGACACGATCGACAGGCCCGCGTTCAAGGCGCTGCTGCGCGCGGCGATCGCCTACAACGCCGCGCACGCGGTGCCGAAGCTCCTGTCCGGCGGCAACCCGCAGATCGCGAAGGCCGACGGCGACGCGCCGGTGCAGGCCTACATTGCGGCCATGCCGGGGTGGAAGCGCGACGTCGGGCGCCGCCTCGACGCGCTCATCACCCGCAGCGTGCCCGGCGTGCGCAAGGCCGTGCGCTGGAACTCGCCGTTCTTCGGCATCGAGGGCCAGGGCTGGTTCCTCAGCTTCCACTGCTTCACCGCCTACGTCAGGGTGGCCTTCTTCCGCGGCGCGTCGCTGCGTCCTGTTCCCCCCGGTGAGTCCAAGCAAGAGGACGTGCGCTACCTCGACATCCACGAGGATGACCGGCTCGACGAGGTACTACTCGCCGGGTGGGTGAGGCAAGCCAGCCGCTTGCCGGGCTGGGGCAAGGCCTGACCGCCCGCGGAGGCGCCGGGCACGCCGGGACGCCTCGGCGTTACCTCGAGCCGCCCACCGTGTGCCATCATCGAAGCGGAGGGTGTCGATGGCGTTGTCCGCGCTCGATGATCCGTCCATGACGCCCACTGACGAGCAGGTCGCGCACGCGCTCGGGAGGAGCCTCGGCGTGTGGCAGAGGCTGAGGGAGTGGCTCGGCTCGTCCGCGGGGGTCAATGGCTGGGAGTGGAGATTCTCGGGGAAGAAGTACGGCTGGGCGTTGCGCGCGAAGTCGGGCGAGAGGAACATCGCGTACCTGATTCCCCAGCGCGGGTCGTTCCTCGTCGGCCTCGTCCTCGGGGACCGTGCCATGGAGGTCGCTCGAACGCTCGAGCTCTCGCCGGCCGCGGCCGACGTGATCAGCGCCGCGAAGCGATACGTCGAGGGGACCGGCTTCCGGCTCCCGGTGACCCGCAAGGACGACCTCGCGGACATCGAGAAGCTCATCGGGGCGAAGCTGGGCCGATGATCGCTCGTGGCGGGTCGCGGACCGCCTGATCCGGGAGCCCGACCGGCGCGGCGACGTGGCGGAGAGCCAGCGGCAGATGGACGGCGACAGGGGAGGCGGTGGGCGCATCCTCGCACAGGGAGGGGAATCTCCCGCGGGCGACTGCGTTATCTCCCTCGGCACCTATCGACTCTCTCGCACGCGCTGCCGCTCGCCCCGGAGGTTGCTGTGAGCGCCTACGTCATCGTCAACTACGACGTCGTCGATCCTGAGGGCTACGACGCCTACGTGAGCCGTGCCGTGCCCATCCTCGCGAAGCACGGCGGCGAGCTGCTCGTCGTCGATGGCGACACCACGCCGCTCGAGGGTGAGACGCGCAGCGTGCACGTGGTGCTGCGCTTCGCATCGAGGGAGGCGGCGCTGACCTGGTACCACGATCCGGCCTACGTGGAGGCGAAGAGGATCCGCCTGGCGTCGTGCGACAACACCAGCATGGTGCTCGCGACGCAGTACGTCCCGCCGGTGCCCTGACCACGTCGTCGGGCCGGCGAAGGATGCTCGGGAGGGCAGCATGCACAGGAGCAGGCTCGCGGGCTTCATCATCGACTGCAACACCGACGACCTGCCGGCGGCGGCCGAGTTCTGGGGGGCGGCGCTCGGCATGAGGGTCGGCGTCCTGCCGGGCGAGGAAGGGAAGTACATCCACCTCGGCGAACCGGGAGACCGGCTGCACGTCGAGGTTCAAAGGGTCTCGCATCCGAGCCGGGTGCACCTCGACATCGAGACCGACGACATCGAGGCCGAGGTGCAGCGCCTCGAGGCGCTCGGGGCGACGCGGGTTCGGAAGGTGAAGACCTGGTGGGTCATGGAAGCGCCCACCGGCCAGCGCTTCTGCGTCGTCAGGCCCCAGGGCGCGAGCTTCGCGGCCGAGGCCAACACCTGGGAGTGAGCGCGCTCAGCTCTGTCGATTCAGCATGGAGACGGTGGCACTGCCGAGCGAGCTGACGCCTCCCGCGGTACGATGGAGGCGATGGTCAAAGCTCAGCTTTCGTCAACGGCCCGCTGCGTTTCCTGTGGTTGCGTCCCTTGGGGAGGGGGGCCATGAGCGGCAAGCGAGCGCTACAGCTGAAGATCTCACTGGTCGGATCGAGGCCGCCTGTCTGGCGGCGGGTTCTGGTTCCGGA includes the following:
- a CDS encoding DUF1801 domain-containing protein — protein: MIADLGDWRGERLAEIRALIHEVDPEVVEEWKWMGTPVWSHGGMFVLANAHKAKVKLTFCHGAGLPDPTKLFNAGVGGNRWRAIDLREGDTIDRPAFKALLRAAIAYNAAHAVPKLLSGGNPQIAKADGDAPVQAYIAAMPGWKRDVGRRLDALITRSVPGVRKAVRWNSPFFGIEGQGWFLSFHCFTAYVRVAFFRGASLRPVPPGESKQEDVRYLDIHEDDRLDEVLLAGWVRQASRLPGWGKA
- a CDS encoding DUF3788 family protein is translated as MTPTDEQVAHALGRSLGVWQRLREWLGSSAGVNGWEWRFSGKKYGWALRAKSGERNIAYLIPQRGSFLVGLVLGDRAMEVARTLELSPAAADVISAAKRYVEGTGFRLPVTRKDDLADIEKLIGAKLGR
- a CDS encoding DUF1330 domain-containing protein codes for the protein MSAYVIVNYDVVDPEGYDAYVSRAVPILAKHGGELLVVDGDTTPLEGETRSVHVVLRFASREAALTWYHDPAYVEAKRIRLASCDNTSMVLATQYVPPVP
- a CDS encoding VOC family protein, which translates into the protein MHRSRLAGFIIDCNTDDLPAAAEFWGAALGMRVGVLPGEEGKYIHLGEPGDRLHVEVQRVSHPSRVHLDIETDDIEAEVQRLEALGATRVRKVKTWWVMEAPTGQRFCVVRPQGASFAAEANTWE